A window from Hallerella porci encodes these proteins:
- a CDS encoding Ig-like domain-containing protein has product MKMKKMIFGFAFAMLASAASAATDIVWNAEGDGPKMAPNIWYDYTNPGDRSLSSVVKDTDGKVKSAILTVTKGSKSNSAGFGFNWQENEAVTSLAAYKGACMTYKATAPFRVDFKQSTISDYNYLGAEIPAALNSKKTFIAFADLQKGWKSSSADWNVKVQTGVQFAFKESHANAAKVEENTVELFEFILSDSCETHAPTLSEEYAKHPSPDSAVVYEGDTLKLTLGDIFTDEDGDELNVTAKILPSDAPIAIIGKTFTSNDVMKLLPKVNTDGEAIIVLTASDEKSSVEYQLYVKIVDRDNPPTAVNDSYNTTEGKKLEVSGKNGVLLNDFSIDGATFDMALKDSTAHGILDLDATTGGFTYTPNAKYCGTDSWTYTLTDSRKLESAPAKVTIQIACVNDPPTVTVSDSSVIQNIELDEDFGSKDITIKSTQILFEDEDGDALTYGAYGDSLIKASVTVIGGSTFYITLQSVKDANGNAVVTFFAKDKTDSAKVLIPVKINPVAEAPVAVNDTIEGFSDTTLVVSAKNGVLKNDYNPDGKTTLSAILKTDAEFGSVKLKEDGSFIYTPKAGWVADAFTYYITNAEGDTSEVATVYLNQNAPKTLVAQIDTTATEDFTKSFIFTKATVKTWFDSKNPLTYSVKSDDGKLNPSFYENGNLVIRAVQDSCGDAYVTVSATDKKSGIAEMKIHFELEPVNDRPRTKRNTIFVKDTINFVAEIDLDSIFFDPEGDLLSYEIVSLGSVLLQGEISGHILTIVPESDTIAFHPGNYLIQLKAWETNGDTTAVKGYATLNIGGYDGIVPQKAMPKLTWQQAISANRGVAKLFDVNGNLLWQGRLPASESAVRNAATRSAGRTILRVNNSQWLLSSEALR; this is encoded by the coding sequence ATGAAAATGAAAAAAATGATTTTTGGTTTCGCTTTCGCGATGCTCGCTTCGGCGGCTTCGGCAGCAACGGATATCGTGTGGAATGCCGAAGGCGATGGTCCCAAAATGGCGCCGAATATTTGGTATGATTATACAAATCCCGGTGATCGTTCATTGAGTTCCGTCGTGAAAGATACCGATGGCAAAGTAAAGTCTGCGATTTTGACGGTGACGAAGGGGTCAAAATCCAACAGCGCAGGCTTTGGCTTTAACTGGCAAGAAAACGAAGCGGTGACATCGCTTGCCGCATATAAAGGCGCCTGCATGACTTATAAGGCGACGGCTCCTTTCCGCGTGGATTTTAAGCAATCGACAATCAGCGATTACAATTATTTGGGCGCAGAAATTCCCGCAGCATTGAATTCGAAGAAAACATTCATCGCTTTTGCGGATCTTCAAAAAGGTTGGAAGTCGAGCAGCGCGGATTGGAATGTCAAAGTGCAAACCGGCGTGCAATTTGCATTCAAAGAATCTCACGCTAACGCAGCAAAAGTCGAAGAAAACACAGTAGAATTATTTGAATTCATTTTGTCGGATTCGTGCGAAACGCATGCGCCGACCCTTTCCGAAGAATATGCAAAGCATCCGAGTCCGGATTCGGCAGTCGTTTACGAAGGCGATACGCTGAAGCTCACTTTGGGTGATATTTTCACCGACGAAGATGGTGATGAATTGAATGTCACCGCGAAAATTTTGCCGTCGGACGCTCCGATTGCAATCATCGGCAAGACTTTTACATCGAACGATGTGATGAAACTTTTGCCGAAGGTCAATACCGATGGCGAAGCGATTATTGTTCTCACCGCAAGCGATGAAAAGTCTTCGGTGGAATATCAATTATATGTGAAAATTGTCGATCGGGATAATCCGCCGACCGCAGTGAATGATTCTTACAATACGACCGAAGGTAAAAAGCTCGAAGTCTCGGGCAAAAACGGCGTCTTGTTAAACGACTTTAGCATCGATGGAGCCACCTTTGACATGGCGCTCAAGGATTCAACCGCTCACGGTATTCTCGATCTTGATGCGACGACGGGCGGCTTTACTTACACGCCGAACGCGAAGTATTGCGGCACGGATTCGTGGACTTATACATTAACGGATTCGCGCAAGTTGGAAAGCGCACCGGCGAAAGTCACGATTCAAATCGCTTGCGTCAACGATCCTCCGACGGTTACCGTTTCGGATTCTTCGGTGATTCAAAATATTGAACTCGATGAAGACTTTGGCTCGAAAGACATTACGATTAAGAGTACGCAAATTCTTTTTGAAGATGAAGACGGCGATGCGCTAACTTATGGCGCATACGGCGATTCTTTGATCAAGGCTTCGGTCACGGTTATCGGTGGCTCAACCTTCTACATTACATTGCAATCGGTGAAAGATGCAAACGGCAACGCTGTCGTCACGTTCTTTGCCAAGGATAAAACGGATTCGGCAAAAGTTTTAATTCCGGTGAAAATCAATCCGGTTGCCGAAGCTCCGGTTGCGGTGAACGATACGATTGAAGGATTTAGCGATACGACATTGGTCGTTTCTGCAAAGAACGGCGTTCTTAAAAACGATTACAATCCCGATGGCAAGACGACTCTTTCGGCGATTCTCAAAACCGACGCGGAATTTGGCTCGGTGAAATTGAAAGAAGATGGTTCGTTCATTTACACGCCGAAAGCGGGCTGGGTCGCTGATGCATTTACTTATTACATCACAAATGCGGAAGGCGATACTTCGGAAGTCGCAACGGTTTACTTGAACCAAAATGCGCCGAAAACTCTCGTCGCACAAATTGATACGACCGCAACAGAAGACTTTACGAAGTCGTTCATCTTTACGAAGGCAACGGTGAAAACTTGGTTTGATTCCAAGAATCCGCTGACTTATAGCGTGAAGAGCGATGATGGAAAATTGAATCCGTCGTTCTATGAAAATGGAAATCTCGTCATTCGCGCTGTGCAAGATTCTTGCGGTGACGCTTATGTAACCGTCTCGGCAACGGATAAAAAATCGGGAATTGCCGAAATGAAAATTCATTTCGAATTGGAACCGGTGAACGATAGACCGCGCACAAAACGCAATACGATTTTTGTGAAGGATACAATCAATTTTGTCGCAGAAATTGATTTGGATTCGATTTTCTTCGATCCGGAAGGTGATTTGCTTTCTTATGAAATCGTCTCTCTCGGCAGCGTGCTTTTACAAGGTGAAATTAGCGGTCACATTCTCACGATTGTGCCGGAATCCGATACGATAGCATTCCATCCGGGAAATTATCTGATTCAGTTAAAGGCTTGGGAAACGAACGGCGATACGACTGCAGTCAAGGGTTATGCAACTTTGAACATCGGCGGTTACGACGGAATTGTTCCGCAAAAAGCGATGCCGAAACTCACTTGGCAACAAGCGATTTCTGCAAATCGCGGCGTCGCAAAACTCTTTGATGTGAACGGCAATTTGCTTTGGCAAGGACGCCTTCCAGCTTCGGAATCCGCAGTGCGGAATGCAGCAACTCGCAGTGCTGGTCGGACGATTCTCCGCGTGAACAACTC